In the Oryzias latipes chromosome 23, ASM223467v1 genome, one interval contains:
- the snrpf gene encoding small nuclear ribonucleoprotein F, with the protein MSLPLNPKPFLNGLTGKPVMVKLKWGMEYKGYLVSVDGYMNMQLANTEEYVDGALAGHLGEVLVRCNNVLYIRGVEEEEEDGEMRE; encoded by the exons ATG AGTTTGCCCCTCAACCCAAAGCCTTTCCTGAACGGCCTGACAGGGAAACCAGTGATGGTGAAGCTGAAGTGGGGAATGGAGTACAAAGGCTACCTGGTGTCTGTGGACGGATACATGAACATGCAG CTGGCAAACACGGAGGAGTATGTGGACGGAGCGTTGGCGGGTCATCTGGGTGAAGTGCTCGTCAG GTGCAACAATGTTTTGTACATCAGAggtgtagaagaagaagaagaagatggagagatgagagaatga